In one Notolabrus celidotus isolate fNotCel1 chromosome 1, fNotCel1.pri, whole genome shotgun sequence genomic region, the following are encoded:
- the ilrun gene encoding protein ILRUN, which yields MDGTDMDVDAELMQKFSCMGTTDKDVLISEFQRLLGFQLNPAGCAFFLDMTNWNLQAAIGAYYDFESPNVNTPSMSFVEDVTIGEGESVPPDTPFTKTWRIQNTGAESWPPGVCLKYVGGDQFGHVNTVMVKSLDPQEISDVSVQMRSPTNPGMYQGQWRMCTATGLFYGDIIWVILSVEVGGLLGVTQQLSSFETEFNTQPQRNVQGDFNPFASPQKNKHDATDNSFRDPGGQWERTQEPIQQDQNGLSHNAVNRASNGLQTNLSVVKYGQGIHGPYPFGQS from the exons ATGGACGGCACAGACATGGACGTGGACGCGGAGCTCATGCAGAAGTTCAGCTGCATGGGCACCACGGACAAGGACGTCCTCATTTCCGAGTTTCAGAGGCTGCTGGGCTTCCAGCTCAACCCAGCCGGCTGCGCCTTCTTCCTGGACATGACCAACTG GAACCTGCAGGCTGCTATCGGCGCATATTATGACTTTGAAAGTCCCAACGTCAACACGCCATCCATGTCCTTCGTTGAAGATGTGACAATTGGGGAAGGAGAATCAGTTCCTCCAGATACACCTTTCACAAAGACCTGGAGAATACAAaacacag GTGCAGAGTCGTGGCCGCCTGGGGTCTGTCTAAAGTACGTGGGCGGGGATCAGTTTGGGCATGTAAACACAGTAATGGTAAAGTCATTAGACCCCCAGGAGATATCAGATGTGAGTGTCCAAATGCGAAGTCCCACAAATCCAGGCATGTACCAGGGCCAGTGGAGGATGTGTACAGCCACTGGGTTATTCTATGGAG ACATCATCTGGGTGATTCTTAGTGTAGAAGTCGGAGGCCTCCTCGGCGTGACCCAGCAGCTCTCCTCATTCGAGACAGAATTCAACACCCAACCCCAGCGCAACGTGCAGGGAGACTTCAACCCATTCGCCTCACCGCAGAAAAACAAGCACGATGCCACTGACAACAGCTTCAGAGATCCTGGTGGGCAATGGGAGCGCACGCAGGAGCCAATCCAGCAAGATCAAAACGGACTGTCTCATAATGCTGTAAATAGAGCGTCAAATGGTCTCCAAACCAATCTTTCTGTGGTGAAATATGGTCAG
- the snrpc gene encoding U1 small nuclear ribonucleoprotein C: MPKFYCDYCDTYLTHDSPSVRKTHCSGRKHKENVKDYYQKWMEEQAQSLIDKTTAAFQQGKIPPTPFPGGPPPGGPPRPGMLPTPPMGGPPMMPMMGPPPHGMMPGGPGGMRPPMGGPMQMMPGPPHMMRHPRPMMMPVRPGMMRPDR; this comes from the exons ATGCCGAA GTTTTACTGTGATTACTGTGACACCTACCTAACACATGACTCG CCATCAGTGAGGAAGACCCACTGCAGTGGccgaaaacacaaagaaaatgtaaaagattACTACCAGAAATGGATGGAGGAGCAGGCTCAGAGCCTCATTGATAAAACAA CGGCTGCCTTCCAGCAAGGAAAGATTCCTCCCACACCGTTCCCAGGCGGTCCTCCCCCAG GTGGTCCTCCTCGACCAGGCATGCTGCCCACACCCCCCATGGGAGGTCCGCCTATGATGCCCATGATGGGACCTCCACCACATGGAATGATGCCAGGAGGACCAG GAGGCATGAGGCCGCCGATGGGAGGACCCATGCAGATGATGCCAGGACCGCCACACATGATGCGTCACCCTCGACCCATGATGATGCCAGTCAGGCCGGGCATGATGCGACCAGACAGATAA